The window TGCCTTTATATCTGAACAGTTGGAGGGTAATCTTGCCAGTTGCCTTCCCAGAATGGGACAGATAGAATTTATAGCATTGCGCATTTATCTGCTCTCGTAGCTCAGTGGATAGAGCAACCGCCTTCTAAGCGGTCGGTCGTTGGTTCGAGTCCAACCGAGAGCGTCGAATCGAACCCGTTTCTAGAGCCACCTTGATAGCGCTGACAAAGAACGGTCTGGACAAGTCACCGCGAAAAGACTCCATGGCTCCACCAGACTTAGATGGTAACAAGATCCCAATATTAAAAGCCCTTGGGCGTCTTTCCGTGTTTCGACTCCAAGGGCTTTTAAGTTCTATTCTTACTCCTCACCTGTCATCAATAATCCCACGGATGCCTAGAGATCGTGGAGGATATTGTGACACTTTTGAGATTGGCATAGGACAGGGCTGGCAACGAAGGATGAGGGAAACTATAGTCTTCTGCGGTTCCTTGCGGGAGAGACCGCAGTAGTGATACCAATTGAACGTGAAGAATAGGCTCCTCCTGCTTTAACAAAAGCGCTGCGGGGTAAAGCCTTCAAGCTTCCGACGATGCTACCTTCATTCAAGATTGGTATTAGGCAATGGTGTGCCCAGATTCCAGGATGGCCTGCTTCACTGCTGTCTCCATAGCTTGGGTTTCGACGGTGACGACTTTGCTTTTTAAATCAACCGCAACGATGGCAGTTGCATCCAGTTTTTGGATGGCATTGCGAACGGAGTCCGCACAACCGGCGCACGCTAGGGAGTCAACTATAAGTTGTAAAGCCATAATTCACAAATGTCTTAGCGAATGGATCTTCATTTAAATTATGGCAACAGTAAGGCACCGCTTCTCAGATGCCGTCCGAGCACATTCCAACTGTGATGGTTTGGTTCTGCCTCCAGCGATCGCCCAGAAGTCCAAGATGATGATATTCCCCTGCTAACCCAAAATGGCTGACTCCTATACCCCTGTTCCTTTAAGGCCAATACAATCGATTCAAGCACTCTTTGCTCGCCGCGACTTAACCCCCTGTGAAAAGCTGGAATGTCTCAAGTTTTATCTGACAGCCTATGGGCATCGTTCTCTTTTTGCGACGCTGCCGCGATCGGGCTTGAACTATACCCAACTGATGGTGGAAGTTGCCTGGGATATTGCCCAGGGCGGTACCGGGGAGTATTACTACCGCAACAATAAATTCTTTCTGGTGGCCAATGTCAGACTGGCTAGAACGGCGTTAGACTATCGTACCCCCATCAGCCTCCGGCGTGGCTTTGACTTCCATCCCCTGCAAAAGCCCGTGATTTATAGCACCCATGACCCCTACGATAGGATTCAAAATCTTCAGCGATCGCAGATGCACGTCGTTGTCCTAGTCAGAAATATGTTTCAGCAACTGGAGTCTTGGTTGTTCCACTCTGGCTATGCCGTTGAAACCCAGGCAGACTTCATCCGGGATGGCTTTGTTGACCGCAGCATCCACTTTTACAATAGTTGGGGACATTTTCTGGAGCGTCATCCGAACTCGCAGCTCCTGAAGTATGAAGACTTGCGGGGACATCCAGAACAAGCCCTAAGGCTGCTTTCCCGGTCCTGGAATCTTCATTTTCCGGAACCTGCCATTGAGGCAGCGGTTGCCAAATGTACCAAGCAGGAAATGCTCAAGGTAATCAATCAACAACAACGGGGGCAGAATCCTCGGGTTTCAGACCGGGATGCCCAACTAGCTGTCTTTACGGTCGAAACCCTGAAACGAATTCAGGAGCAGATTCATCAGCATCTCAAGTATAGTTTTGGGTATGATTACAGCACCCTGCCGACTGTGCCTCGTCTAGGGGGAGAAGCTCTGTGAACCCTGCTGCCGGAACCTACCGTAAGCACAACAGTTTTATTGATATTCGGCAATCCGATCCCCATCGGAGTGCCGTCATGCTCCGGCTCCAGGCATTCCGCGATCGCCTCCCGACCCTGGCATTCTCTCCCTACCAGGTTGAGATCATGACTCAGGCCTGTAGAGATCTGCTCCAACCCTCTCCTGTCCCTGCTGCCTCGGAGCTAGCCCCTCCCTTGCAACTCCATGCCAATACCCTGGAAGAAATTTCCCGGCTCTCTGACCGTGACCTGCCGCGATATTTGTTCTACCGCTATCGCTACGAAATTTTCCCCCAGATCTATCGTCTGGATGATTTTCCGCCCTGTTTACAGGTAGAGCCGACCTCAATTTGTAACTATCGCTGTGTCTTCTGTTATCAGACCGATGCCACCTTTAGCCACCCCCAGCAGGGGCACATGGGGATGATGAGCCTCGATCTGTTTCGGCAGGTGATTGATCAGGCTGCGGGCAACTGTGAAGCCCTGACCCTGGCCTCACGGGGGGAACCCCTGCTCCATCCTGAGATCGAATTGATGCTCGCCTATACAGCGGACAAGTTTTTGGCGTTGAAGCTGAATACCAATGCCTCCCTTTTGGATGAGCGCAAAGCCCACGCCATTCTTCAGGCGGGGGTCAACACCGTTGTTTTTTCTGTGGATGCGGCGGCAGAACCCCTTTACAGTCAACTGCGGGTTCACGGCAAGCTGGAACGGGTGGTTGCCAATATTCGCCAGTTCCAGGAGATTCGCACCCGTCACTATCCTGAATCCACAACGATTACCCGCGTCTCAGGGGTCAAGTTCCAGGCCGACCAAGATTTAGACACCATGGAAGACTTCTGGGCCGATTGGGTGGATCAGGTGGCCTTTGTCTCCTATAACCCTTGGGAGAACACCTACCAGCAACCTGTCAACCAGGTAACGACCCCCTGTTCCGATCTGTGGCGACGAATGTTTGTCTGGTTTGATGGCACGGTGAATCCCTGCGATGTGGATTACAAATCGACTCTGAGGCTGGGAAAGGCAGGCGGCGACTTGCCCCAGGGCAACCCATCGATGAATCGCCTCTCCCAATTGTGGACGGGGGAGGATTATCAGCGGCTCCGTACCGCCCATTTGTCCCACCAGCGACAGGTCGCCGCTCCTTGTAATCGGTGCAGTGTTGTCTAAGAGGTTCGTGTTGAGTCAGCCACCGCCGCAGCCATTGACTGCGAATTCCCTGATCCATCTCCCCTCCCCCATCCCAGCCCTCTCCAAGGTCTATCGGGTGCGGGAATCAGGGTCTGAGACCCAGTCCTATATTTGCCTCGATCGCAATGAGCGTTTGCAACCGTTGCCCGATTGGTTTATGGAGGCGCTACGGCAGGCGATTGACAGCCAACTGCTCACCAGTTATCCAATTCAAGACCCACTGTTGGACTTACTTGCTGCCCAGTGGCAGTTGCCGAAGTCCCATCTGCTGCTAACGCCGGGTTCGGATGGGGCGATCAAAGCTCTCTACCAAGCCTATTTGCATCCGGGGGATGGCATCGTGATGTTGCAACCCAGCTATGCGATGTACCCGGTTTATACCCAGCTATTTCAGGCCCAGGCGATTCAGATTCCCTTTGCCCCCGATCTCTCGGTTGATCCCCATCACCTCTTGGCCGCGATTGAACCGGGGGTTCGTTTAGTAATGCTGGCCAATCCTAACCAGCCCACGGGCACCCTGCTGGAACCAGCGGTGCTGCACCAGATTTGTCAGCAGGCGGCTAGGGTCGGGGCCTTAGTGGCCGTTGATGAAGCTTACTATCCGTTTTCTCAAACCACCGTTGTCCCCTGGGTACAACACTATCCCCACTTGGTGGCGATGCGGACGTTCTCGAAAGCAGCGGGTCTGGCCGGCTTGCGCCTGGGAGCGGTGGCTGCCCATCCCCAGGTGGTGGGCAATTTGTTCAAGGTGAGATCAGCTTACGATGTCAATAGTTTGGCCATTGTAAGTGCCTTCCTGGTGCTCACCCATCCTCAAATTGTTAGCGACTATGTGGCTGAGGTCAAAGCAGGACAGGAAATCCTGGAGCAGGGGGCGCGATCGCTGGGCTTAGTTCCCCTGCCCACCCATACCAACTTTCGGTTGATCCGGGTCGGGCATTGCTGTACACCGGGGGATCTAGTAGCGGCATTGCGCGATCGCGGCTATCTGGTGAAAGGCCCCTTTGATGCCCCTTGCTTAGCGGGTTGTATCCGCGTCACCGTGGGGCCGCCGGATTTAATGGCAGCGTTTATCACCACGCTTCAAGCCTGTATGGCGGCACTGATGAATCAGACCATAGGAACATAACTATGGAACAAAAATACCAACCGACTCTGATTCTCATGGGGCAACAACAGCGGTGTGGCGGCTCTTTGCTGACACGGCTGTTTGATTCTCACCCCCAGTTGTGGGTTCATCCCACGGAAAACTACAGTGGTCGTCCCTACAAATATCACTTTCCCAACCTCAACCTCCCAGCCTCCCCCCAACAGCTCTGGGTGGATCTGCAAGAATATCCGCTGATCGCCCAGGGAGGAAGGGGCAAGATCAGTAAGGGTCGCTATCAAATTTATGAATTTCAGTACGATCCTGCCTGCCATCAGCAACAATTTATCCAGCAACTGTCAACGGGTGAAGATAGTCAACGCCGGATCTTACAAGCTTATTTTTCCTCGCTGTTTGGGGCGATCGCCAATTTTCAGCCCCCAGGGACTCCTCGCTACTATGCCTACTTCACACCCCGGCAATGCCTCTATGCTGAGGAATTTTTTGCCGACTTTCCCGATGGCCATGTAATTCAATTGGTACGCCACCCCTTGGCTTACTATAATTCGGTCAAGTCCCATAACCGTTACTACGATCTAGAAATCAGCAAGTTTGTCTGGCGCTTGTTTTATCTGCGAGCGATGGATGCGCTGGTGCAGGGATGGAGGAACTACCACATTGAAATTTTTGAAGACCTAGTGGCTGACCCCAATGGTGTTATGGGGCGGCTAGCGACACGCCTTCAGATTCCCTTTGTGCCGACCCTACTCACCCCAACCTTTAATGGAGAGCCTTGGGGAGGCGATAGTAATTTTGGGGAATTAAAAGGTGTCAGCCCATCGGTGATCGATCAATATCGCCACCACCTCTCCCTCGCTGAAATCGATGCCTTTGCAGCCGAAATCGAGCAATATCAGTCCCTATGCGGTCTTCTGAGGCAGTCCCGACTGCCAGCGATGCCCGACCAGTCCGGTCTCCCTGGATTTCATGCTTATTTACAGGTGTATAAGCAGGAAAAACCTTACAATACAGCGGGTTTATTATTTACCCAACCCCAGGTCTGTCGGCTCTTAGCCCCAGACCTCTCGGATCACCATTGGCAGTATTACCAACTCCAAGCGATCGCGGAAAGCATCACCTTCTACCGCACCCAGGAAGTTCCGGCCACCATTGATCTCACCCTCCATCCCCTGCCTCAGCTCTCCTGGGAATTTTTGCCCCACCTCACCGATCCAG of the Neosynechococcus sphagnicola sy1 genome contains:
- a CDS encoding pyridoxal phosphate-dependent aminotransferase; this encodes MSKRFVLSQPPPQPLTANSLIHLPSPIPALSKVYRVRESGSETQSYICLDRNERLQPLPDWFMEALRQAIDSQLLTSYPIQDPLLDLLAAQWQLPKSHLLLTPGSDGAIKALYQAYLHPGDGIVMLQPSYAMYPVYTQLFQAQAIQIPFAPDLSVDPHHLLAAIEPGVRLVMLANPNQPTGTLLEPAVLHQICQQAARVGALVAVDEAYYPFSQTTVVPWVQHYPHLVAMRTFSKAAGLAGLRLGAVAAHPQVVGNLFKVRSAYDVNSLAIVSAFLVLTHPQIVSDYVAEVKAGQEILEQGARSLGLVPLPTHTNFRLIRVGHCCTPGDLVAALRDRGYLVKGPFDAPCLAGCIRVTVGPPDLMAAFITTLQACMAALMNQTIGT
- a CDS encoding radical SAM protein; protein product: MNPAAGTYRKHNSFIDIRQSDPHRSAVMLRLQAFRDRLPTLAFSPYQVEIMTQACRDLLQPSPVPAASELAPPLQLHANTLEEISRLSDRDLPRYLFYRYRYEIFPQIYRLDDFPPCLQVEPTSICNYRCVFCYQTDATFSHPQQGHMGMMSLDLFRQVIDQAAGNCEALTLASRGEPLLHPEIELMLAYTADKFLALKLNTNASLLDERKAHAILQAGVNTVVFSVDAAAEPLYSQLRVHGKLERVVANIRQFQEIRTRHYPESTTITRVSGVKFQADQDLDTMEDFWADWVDQVAFVSYNPWENTYQQPVNQVTTPCSDLWRRMFVWFDGTVNPCDVDYKSTLRLGKAGGDLPQGNPSMNRLSQLWTGEDYQRLRTAHLSHQRQVAAPCNRCSVV
- a CDS encoding sulfotransferase, with the protein product MEQKYQPTLILMGQQQRCGGSLLTRLFDSHPQLWVHPTENYSGRPYKYHFPNLNLPASPQQLWVDLQEYPLIAQGGRGKISKGRYQIYEFQYDPACHQQQFIQQLSTGEDSQRRILQAYFSSLFGAIANFQPPGTPRYYAYFTPRQCLYAEEFFADFPDGHVIQLVRHPLAYYNSVKSHNRYYDLEISKFVWRLFYLRAMDALVQGWRNYHIEIFEDLVADPNGVMGRLATRLQIPFVPTLLTPTFNGEPWGGDSNFGELKGVSPSVIDQYRHHLSLAEIDAFAAEIEQYQSLCGLLRQSRLPAMPDQSGLPGFHAYLQVYKQEKPYNTAGLLFTQPQVCRLLAPDLSDHHWQYYQLQAIAESITFYRTQEVPATIDLTLHPLPQLSWEFLPHLTDPAAMAETLIERWLLQGREGLQLAVAQLPPQLTLETLLAGMSFQIQRDRRGLSAVLIEDLQVTLPARFPEAKTDTAAWNLLQHLLPGAPTVADPAPGGGVRQILKNWIGYFGWGARVLEKSSSQVPKEH
- a CDS encoding heavy-metal-associated domain-containing protein, with amino-acid sequence MALQLIVDSLACAGCADSVRNAIQKLDATAIVAVDLKSKVVTVETQAMETAVKQAILESGHTIA
- a CDS encoding sulfotransferase domain-containing protein; this encodes MADSYTPVPLRPIQSIQALFARRDLTPCEKLECLKFYLTAYGHRSLFATLPRSGLNYTQLMVEVAWDIAQGGTGEYYYRNNKFFLVANVRLARTALDYRTPISLRRGFDFHPLQKPVIYSTHDPYDRIQNLQRSQMHVVVLVRNMFQQLESWLFHSGYAVETQADFIRDGFVDRSIHFYNSWGHFLERHPNSQLLKYEDLRGHPEQALRLLSRSWNLHFPEPAIEAAVAKCTKQEMLKVINQQQRGQNPRVSDRDAQLAVFTVETLKRIQEQIHQHLKYSFGYDYSTLPTVPRLGGEAL